In Deltaproteobacteria bacterium, a single genomic region encodes these proteins:
- a CDS encoding segregation/condensation protein A produces MPLRLEVFEGPLDLLLHLVRDQKLDIENIPIAKITEQYLAYLDVLKTLNLDVAGEFLVMAATLIHIKSKSLLPRHEDDAPEEEDPEVMAAELSRRLIEYERFKEAAARLGDRPVLGRDVFVRDFLGEELPEEEIVITELSLADLITAFKDVLARMPEGDAHEVFVERITIADAINYILDRIREEGSVKFESIVAHCESRNEIVSFFLGILELVRLKTIRLYQAIPLGMISIVPAVRESENGREPEHDATDID; encoded by the coding sequence GCGCCTCGAGGTTTTCGAGGGGCCGCTCGACCTCCTGCTGCACCTGGTCCGCGACCAGAAGCTCGACATCGAGAACATCCCCATCGCGAAGATCACCGAGCAGTACCTCGCCTACCTCGACGTGCTGAAGACGCTGAACCTCGACGTGGCGGGCGAGTTCCTGGTGATGGCCGCGACGCTCATCCACATCAAGTCGAAGTCGCTCCTGCCGCGGCACGAGGACGATGCGCCGGAGGAGGAGGACCCCGAGGTGATGGCCGCGGAGCTTTCCCGCCGGCTCATCGAGTACGAGCGGTTCAAGGAGGCGGCCGCCCGCCTGGGCGATCGGCCGGTGCTGGGGCGGGACGTGTTCGTCCGCGATTTCCTGGGCGAGGAGCTGCCGGAGGAGGAGATCGTCATCACGGAGCTGTCGCTGGCGGACCTCATCACCGCCTTCAAGGACGTCCTCGCCCGCATGCCGGAGGGCGACGCCCACGAGGTCTTCGTCGAACGGATCACCATCGCCGACGCCATCAACTACATCCTCGACCGGATCCGGGAAGAGGGGTCCGTCAAGTTCGAGAGCATCGTCGCGCACTGCGAGTCGCGCAACGAGATCGTGTCCTTTTTCCTGGGCATCCTGGAGCTCGTCCGCCTCAAGACGATCCGGTTGTACCAGGCCATCCCGCTGGGGATGATCAGCATCGTACCCGCCGTACGGGAGAGCGAGAATGGACGAGAACCGGAACACGACGCCACCGACATCGACTGA